The DNA sequence CTCGGGCGTCCATTATTAGGTCTCTGGCGCTTTTGGGGTCCCTGCCCTGGGCCTTGAATCCCCCAAGGACACCTGAGCTTTGAGGGGTTAAGCCTATATGTCCCATGACCAAGATCCCTGCGTCGGCAATGGCCTTTATCCTCGTAATGACCCTTCTTCCGCCTTCGAGCTTAACGGCGTCCATGTCGGCTTCCTTCAAAAACCTTCCGGCGTTATACACGGCGTCCTCGTCGGATATCTGGTATGACATGAAGGGCATATCCCCTATGCAAAATGTATTGGGTGCGCCCCTTCGCACTGCCTTGCAGCAGGTGATGCATTCCTCCATCGTCACGGGCACGGTTCCCTTGTAGCCCAGCAATACCATCCCCAAGCTGTCTCCTACCAAGATCATGTCCATCCCTGCCTGCTCGGCAAAGGATGCCGTGGGAAAGTCGTAAGCAGTTATCCATGCGGCAGGTTCGCCCTTTTCCTTCATCCTCATAAAGTCCAAACGTGATTTCTTTGACATAACCCTTCTCCTCCTCTATTAATTAAAATTATCCGGACGGGAGGCCTTCTCCCGCCCGGATTGCAGTTAATGCCTGATCTCGAACTTGCCTTCCAAGGCCTTGAGCCTTTCGACTATGCCGCCGTATTCAAGTTCCCCGTAGGGCAGCATGGCGTTTCCGTAAAATCCTTGCCTGCGCAGCTCTATCGCCTTTTTTGAGGCTATCTCCCTCACGTAATCCCAGAAGGGATGGTCAAAGGCGTCGGCCTCCTCGGACAGCTTGCCATCCTTTACGCAGTAGGCGGTGCAGCTTACGATTGGCGGACCGTCGAAGAAGGACACGGAGCTGTTTCGCTTGACGGGCATGAGAGGCCCTTGGTGGCTTCCCCTCATAAATCCGCCCACGTAGGGAACGAGAGCGTAGGGCTCAAGTATCTCTCCCGTGGCGGGAAAACTGCCCTGTGCCCTGACTAGAAGTATTGGATCGTCTTTTCCCACGTATTTGCCCGCTATGTTGTGAAGCCTTGTAGTGCTGGCGACGGCCGCTATTTCCCCGGTCGTCCTGGAGTAGACGGCTTTTATCACGTAGCGCTCAGGATCTCGAAGCAGCGCCGCGATGTCGTAGAGCTCCTCAGGAGCGAAGAGAGCTATTACTTTGTCGCCCTCGGTATATGCGACGTCCATGATCTCAAACTTAAACCCCTTGAACATGTTCGGCGAAAGAAGCAGCCCGCTGCAGTACATGGGATCGCAAAAGGCAAGGTAAAGCGGCAGGTTGAATGCACCGGGATCGGTCTTATCGGCGGCAAAAAGCAGGAAAGGCTCGCTTTTTCTTTCCTCGAACTCCATCTCGGCGATGCCGGGCCCAAGCCCCCTTATGTTGCCGGAGAAGGCGTCCTTTAGCAGGTCCTGTCCCGCACCATAGAGGCCCTCTTTCTTTGCCACGTCGGCGGCAGCCTTGAAGGCGTCCCAGGCTATCTGGTGGATGAGTGGGTTGTCCGTGCCGTGAGTGTGGGTCATCAATATGGCGATGTCGTCTCCCGTGTAGGAAAGGCGGAAATCGATGAAATCGCTGCCCAGATGAGGCTGAAGAGACCTTTCCACTTCCTTGAGCAGCGAAGCACTGGGGCGAATGTGCCCTCCAATGCTTCCTATGTCGGCCTTGATCGCTGTTAGGGTTACTCTCAATGTGCTCTCCCCCTTTTCGATTTTGTGATCAAGACGCAAAGCTAAGGTCATGCGAAAGCTTTACGCAATCATTCTATACTAAATTGCGCAAATCTTGAAGGCAGTTTAAAGGCAAGGTTCACTGAAACCGATAGGGCAAGCTAAATAGCTTTAATATTCACATTTTGCCCTGTATTTCTCCAAAGCCCTGCCCAGCCGCAGTCCGGCCTCGCGCGCGATCTCGGGCGGCGTCTTCGCAAAGGACAGCCGAAGGGTCGAGCTGTCCGCGCTTGTAGTGTTGGGGAAAAAGGCAGCCCCCGGAACGACGCCTACATGTTCTTCAAGCACCGCATATTTGGCAAAGTCGAAGCAGTCCTTCAGCCACGGCACACGGGCCCATATGAAAAACCCTCCCATGGGAAGGTCGTAGGTCATGCCCTGAGGTACTGCGTTATCCGCCAGGGAGGCGTCCAGGGCGTTTCTTCTTGCCACGTAGGTTTCCCTCAAATGCGCAAGGTGAGCCTTCATGTCAAGGGATGAAAGCAGCTCGAAAACTGCTCTTTGCAGGAATGCCGGAAGGGACAGCTTCGTTGCAAGCACAAGTTCTCCCATTTGAGATGCGATCTTTGATGGCACGACCATGAAGCCGCACCTTATGCCGGGCGCTATTATCTTTGAAAAGCTGCCCAGGTAAATGACCATGTCCTCGTCTTGGGCCATCTTTATGTAGCTTCCTTCGTGATTTCCTTCGTATCTCAGGTATCTGTAGGGGTCGTCTTCTATGATCAAAAAGCCGTATCGGCGAGCCAGCTCCAATATTTGTCTCTTTCGTTCATCGCAAGTTACGCACCCCGACGGGTTTTGAAAGTTGACTATGGTGTAAAACATCTTGACCCTGCCTTTGGAAAGGACTTTTTCCATCTCCTCGACAATAGGGCCGTCCTTGTCCACGGGAACGCTTGCGAAGTTTGCGCCCTCCTTGCCGAAGGCAAGAAGGGCCTCCGGATAGGTGGGATTTTCGACCAGCACGGTGTCGCCCGGCTCTACAAAGGCCTCGGAAACCAGGTTAAGCCCGTCCTGCGACCCGTTGGTCATTATCACATTTTCCCCGCCGTAGCTTTGCGGCAAAAGTTCGTCTTCCTTCATCCATTCGGCTATCCACTCCCTAAGCTCCGTTATGCCCGTGGAAAGGGGATAGTAGCTGAGGATTCCGGGGTCCCTCAAAGCTTTTTCGATACTTTCCCTCAGAAGGTCCACCGGATATACGTCGCTTGAGGGCTCTCCCGCCGTCAGCGAGATTGCGTTGTGTTTCTTTACGAGTATCATCATCTCCGTGATGGCAGAAGGTTTGATCCTCTCCGTCACTCTTTTGCCAAGCAATGACCTGATGTCCAATTCGCCTCACTCCTTCGTGTAAAATTGCCGCCGGCATACGCTTTATCGGCCAATTTCGACGTAAGTTGAACTGCGGATTACGTCATATAAATATTAAAATAAAATTACGGAAAAAGATAGAAAGAAAGGAGCAACGATGTTGAAGGGCTTAAATAAGTATCTACTGGCAGCGGTCGCAGCATTTGCCCTGCTCGTTGGCAAGCCTCAAGGCATGTTGGGGCAGGACGCGCTCATCCGGGAAGGCGATACCTTGAGCTTGGAGCAGTGCATCGACATAGCTCTTCAGGCACACCCGGACGTCATAGGTGCCCAAAAGAAGGTCGAAGCACAACAAAGCGTAGTGGGGCAGGTCTCTTCGCAGAACTATCCCACCCTCTCTGCCTCGACGAATTACTCGAGGAGCTCCCCCGCAGGATCAAGCACTTACTCCGACTACTCAAGCGACGTGTCGGTATCCCAGGTCATAACCGACTTCGGAAAGAGGGAAACGCAAATAGGCTTGGAGAAGGAAAACGTTACGGTGACCGAGTTTGAGGCCGGCGACAAGCAAAGAACCGTAGTCTACGGGGTATGCGAGGCCTACTACGGCGTGCTTGCCGCCAAAAGAAACGTGGCCGTGGCAGAAGAGACGGTAAAGCAGTTCGAGGAGCACTTAAAGCAAGCCCAAGGGTTTTACGAGGCGGGCACAGCACCCCGCTTTGACGTCACGAAGGCGCAGGTGGATTTGAGCAACGCTCGCCTTGAGCTGATAAAGGCCAGGTCGTCGCTTCAGATTGCCTGGAAGAGCCTGAGCAACGCCATGGGCCTTATGGACGTTCCCCCTTACGACATAGCCGACGACATGGACTTCAAGGTCTACGAGATTACGAAAGGCGATGCCCTGCAGAAGGCCTTCTCAAACAGGCCCGACCTCAAGGCCCAGGAGCACAGCGCTGTATCCGCGCAGCAATCCCTTAAGCTTGCCGCCAAGGGGTTGTCGCCATCCCTTTCGGCCTATGCGGCCTACAACTTCGAGGGCAGGGAATTTCCCCTGGACGAGGGTTGGAACTTCGGCATAACCATGGACATACCTCTTTTTGACGGCCACCTTGTAGAGTATAAGGTCAAGGAAGCTCAGGCAAACCTGGAGCAGGCCAACTTGGCCACCGAGTCCATGAAAAACGACATCTCCCTCGAGGTCGAGCAGGGCTATCTTTCCCTGGTGGAGTACGGCGAAAGCGTGGAAGTCGCAAAGCTGGCCGTGAAGCAGGCGCAGGAAAACTTGGACCTTGCCCTGGGCAGATATCAGGCAGGAGTGGGAAGCCCCATAGAAGTTACCGATGCCACTGTGGCCTTAAGCGACGCCAAAAAAAGCTACATACAGGCCCTTTACGACTACAGGATGGCGGAGATTACGCTTAAAAGCGCGATGGGAGAGAAGATGCCTTGAAGAAAAAGAGGACCATATCTATCGCATTGGCAGCGGCGGTCGTGTGCTTTGCTGTTTTTGGCCGCAACATGTTCGACAAGGGTGAAAAGCTGTCCTACGAGACGGTGTCAGCGGAGAGGCGCGCCATAGAGGCCCACGTCACCGCAAGCGGAACGGTTTCGGCCGTAACCACCGTGGACGTAGGAACGCAGGTGTCGGGCACCATAAAGGAAATTTACGTGGATTACAACTCCGTCGTCAAAAAGGGGCAGCTCATAGCGCTGATAGACCCTTCTACCTTTGAGGCCCAGGTCGAGCAGGCCAGGGCCAACCTCATGCAGGCCAAGGCATCGCTTCAGAAGGCCAAGGCCACCCTTGATGACGCGAAAAGAAACCTAGACCGCCAGAAGATGCTCTGGGATAGGGACTTAATAGCAAGAAGCGATCTCGATTCCGCCCAGACCGACTACGACCTGGCAGTTGCGGGAGTGAGCGAGGCGGAGGCCAACGTATACCAGACGCAGGCCGCCTTAAAGAAGGCCGAGACAGACCTGGGCTATACCAGGATATGTTCACCCGTTAACGGTATCGTGGTCTCCCGCGAGGTGGATGTTGGTCAAACTGTGGCGGCAAGCTATCAGACGCCTACGCTCTTTACCATTGCCCAGGATTTGACCAAGATGCAGATAGAGACGAGCGTCGATGAAGCCGACATAGGGAACGTAAGGGAAGGCCAAGATGCCACCTTTACGGTCGATGCCTACCCTGACGCCCTATTTTCGGGCACCATAAGGCAGGTAAGGATAGCCTCAAGCGTGGAAGAAAACGTGGTGACCTATCCCGTCATAATCGACGTGGCAAACCCCGACCTGATGCTCAAGCCCGGGATGACCGCAAACGTCACCATAATCACAGAGAAAAAGGATGACGCCTTAACGGTCCCAAGCTCGGCATTCAGGTACAGGCCGTCAAATTACACGGGCGAGACCCTGCGCGGCAAGGTCGTATGGGTGCTTGAAGGCGGCAGTCCCGTTCCCAAAAACGTAAATACCGGCATAACCGACGGCTCCTATGTGGAGATAACAGGCGGCGATCTGAAGGAGACCGACCTCATCGTGATAGGCGAATCGACAAACTCCTCATCGGCTTCGGCGAAGAAGTCGAACGGTATGAGGCCTCCTTTTTAGGTCAAAGAAGGACGACAGCGAGGAAAGATTGAGATGCCATTGATAGAAGTCGAAGACGTACGAAAGGTTTACAGGATGGACGGCGTGGAGTTCGAGGCCCTAAAGGGCGTTTCCTTCACGGTGGATAAGGGCGAGTTCGTCATAATCATGGGCCCTTCGGGGTCAGGAAAGTCGACCATCATGCACATACTTGGCGCATTGGACGTCCCCACTTCGGGAAGGTATGCCCTGGACGGCAAGGAGATAGCCAACATGACGAGGGACGAGTTGGCCCATGTGAGAAACAGGAACATTGGCTTCGTGTTTCAGGGCTTTAACCTGCTTCCAAGGATGAACGCCATGGAAAACGTGGAGCTGCCCATGCTTTATGCGGGCGTGTCCCCCAAGGAAAGAAAGGCAAAGGCCAATCAGGCCTTGGAGCTGGTCGGGCTGCTTGAATGGGCCTACCACAGGCCAAATCAGATGTCTGGAGGTCAGCAGCAGCGGGTTGCCATAGCCCGCGCCCTGGTAAACGACGCCCCGCTTCTTTTGGCCGACGAGCCCACGGGAAGCCTGGACTCGAAGACCGGCGCCCAGGTCATGGAGATGCTTCAAAGCTTAAACGAAACCAGGGGCATAACCGTAGTCTTGGTGACCCACGACAGCAACATAGCCAAATACGGCAAGAGGATCATACGGGTCCTTGACGGCCTCATATCGAGCGACGAATCGGAGGAAAAGGAAGAAAAGCAGGTGGCCCTGCGATGATATCTTTGATCGAAACGTCCAGGGTGTCCTTTAGGGCCATAGTTTCAAACAAGATGCGCTCGGGCCTCGCGATGCTTGGCATTGTAATAGGGGTGGGCGCAGTGATAGCGATGCTTGCCCTGGGTGCGGGAGCCACGATGCAGATAAAAAACGTCATGTCGAGCATGGGAAGCAACTTGCTCGTAATACGGCCCGGCACCGTTACCTCGGGCGGCATCCGTATGGGCGCCGGCAGCATCCCTTCGCTGACGCTTAGCGACGCCATGGCCATAAGGGAGGAATGTCCCTCCGTGGAAGAGGTCCTGGCCCAGTACTCAGGCACGGCACAGGTAGTCTACGGAAACCAAAACTGGTCAACCCAAATTTCAGGCGTCACCGAAGGAGTATTTGTGGTCAACGACTGGCAGCTGAAGTCGGGGCGCCCCTTCATGAATCAGGACATGAGAAGCGCTGCCAAGGTGGCCATACTGGGGTCGACCGTGGCGGAAGAGCTTTTTGGCTATTCCGACCCCGTCGGCGAGACGATCAGGATAAAAAACATACCCTTTCAGGTGATAGGGGTGCTCGAGTCCAAGGGCGAGTCGAGCTGGGGCAGGGATCAGGACGACGTAGTCATGGTTCCCGTCACGACGGCGCAGAAGAGGCTTTTTGGCATGCCAAGGCCAGACATGGTCTCCTCCATAACGGTCAAGGTGAGGTCCGAGGATCTGATGTCCAAGGCGCAGGAAGAGGTGACGTTTCTTTTGAGGCAGCGCCATAAGATATCAAATCCACAGGACGACGACTTCACCGTGAGAAACATGCAGCAGGCCATGGAGGCAGCCCAAGAGTCCATGAAGGTTATGTCGCTGCTTTTGGGCTCCATAGCGTCGGTATCGCTGTTGGTGGGCGGCATCGGCATAATGAACGTAATGCTCGTTTCGGTCACCGAGCGCACCAGGGAGATAGGCATACGCATGGCCGTAGGTGCAACTTCAAGGGACATAATGCTTCAGTTTCTGGTGGAATCGGGGATGCTTTCCATGACCGGCGGAGCGGTGGGGGTCTTTTTGGGGGCGCTGCTGTCCTACGTGCTGTCACACGCCTTCGGCTGGCAGACCGTGGTGCTTCCTGGCTCCGTGGCCTTGTCATTCGGCTTTTCCGCCATGGTCGGCATCGTCTTCGGCCTGTATCCAGCCTACAAGGCCTCGCTTTTAAACCCCATAGAGGCACTTCGGTACGAATGATATGCGTGGTGCCGGCTTGACCCTCGATTTCCTAGACCCTATAATAACAATTACAAATGGCACTATTTATTGGGCCTAATTATAGGGCCTAAAGGAGGGTTCACATGAAACAGGTCAAGGTTGGACTCGATGAATCGCACGTCAGATTGCTTGAACAGTTCAAGCGCTTCGGATTCAAGGACAAAAGCGAAATGGTTCGTTTTGCCCTGGATCTATATGTGAAGGATATGGCCAATCGACGTTTGCGCGAATCGGCGGCCCTTTACGCCCAAGTTTACGAAGAGGACGCCGAGACCCGAGAATGGATGAAGGCAAACACCGCGGAGTGGCCGTCATGAGCGTGTTAAAACGGGGGATGGTGATAGACATCGACCTTGATCCCACGAAGGGCTCCGAGACGGGGAAAGTTCGTCCCTGCGTGGTCGTTACCAACGACGTTTACAACGAGCGCGTTCCCGTTATTCAGGTGGTGCCCATAACGGCCTGGAGCGAAAAGAAGGCCAGGATCATCACAAACGTTGAAATAGATCCGACCCCCCGAAACGGGCTGACCAAAAAATCCGTCGCTGA is a window from the Acetomicrobium flavidum genome containing:
- a CDS encoding aminotransferase-like domain-containing protein — encoded protein: MDIRSLLGKRVTERIKPSAITEMMILVKKHNAISLTAGEPSSDVYPVDLLRESIEKALRDPGILSYYPLSTGITELREWIAEWMKEDELLPQSYGGENVIMTNGSQDGLNLVSEAFVEPGDTVLVENPTYPEALLAFGKEGANFASVPVDKDGPIVEEMEKVLSKGRVKMFYTIVNFQNPSGCVTCDERKRQILELARRYGFLIIEDDPYRYLRYEGNHEGSYIKMAQDEDMVIYLGSFSKIIAPGIRCGFMVVPSKIASQMGELVLATKLSLPAFLQRAVFELLSSLDMKAHLAHLRETYVARRNALDASLADNAVPQGMTYDLPMGGFFIWARVPWLKDCFDFAKYAVLEEHVGVVPGAAFFPNTTSADSSTLRLSFAKTPPEIAREAGLRLGRALEKYRAKCEY
- a CDS encoding ABC transporter ATP-binding protein, producing MPLIEVEDVRKVYRMDGVEFEALKGVSFTVDKGEFVIIMGPSGSGKSTIMHILGALDVPTSGRYALDGKEIANMTRDELAHVRNRNIGFVFQGFNLLPRMNAMENVELPMLYAGVSPKERKAKANQALELVGLLEWAYHRPNQMSGGQQQRVAIARALVNDAPLLLADEPTGSLDSKTGAQVMEMLQSLNETRGITVVLVTHDSNIAKYGKRIIRVLDGLISSDESEEKEEKQVALR
- a CDS encoding efflux RND transporter periplasmic adaptor subunit; the protein is MKKKRTISIALAAAVVCFAVFGRNMFDKGEKLSYETVSAERRAIEAHVTASGTVSAVTTVDVGTQVSGTIKEIYVDYNSVVKKGQLIALIDPSTFEAQVEQARANLMQAKASLQKAKATLDDAKRNLDRQKMLWDRDLIARSDLDSAQTDYDLAVAGVSEAEANVYQTQAALKKAETDLGYTRICSPVNGIVVSREVDVGQTVAASYQTPTLFTIAQDLTKMQIETSVDEADIGNVREGQDATFTVDAYPDALFSGTIRQVRIASSVEENVVTYPVIIDVANPDLMLKPGMTANVTIITEKKDDALTVPSSAFRYRPSNYTGETLRGKVVWVLEGGSPVPKNVNTGITDGSYVEITGGDLKETDLIVIGESTNSSSASAKKSNGMRPPF
- the panB gene encoding 3-methyl-2-oxobutanoate hydroxymethyltransferase, with translation MSKKSRLDFMRMKEKGEPAAWITAYDFPTASFAEQAGMDMILVGDSLGMVLLGYKGTVPVTMEECITCCKAVRRGAPNTFCIGDMPFMSYQISDEDAVYNAGRFLKEADMDAVKLEGGRRVITRIKAIADAGILVMGHIGLTPQSSGVLGGFKAQGRDPKSARDLIMDARAIEEAGAFALLLEAVPPELTEFIAKDLSIPVYSIGAGAPCDGQLLICGDMLGLFQAFTPKFVKKYANVAEVETNAFKAFIEDVKKGKFPEDQHCYHILPETAEEYQKMLEELKRR
- the fbp gene encoding fructose-1,6-bisphosphate aldolase/phosphatase, giving the protein MRVTLTAIKADIGSIGGHIRPSASLLKEVERSLQPHLGSDFIDFRLSYTGDDIAILMTHTHGTDNPLIHQIAWDAFKAAADVAKKEGLYGAGQDLLKDAFSGNIRGLGPGIAEMEFEERKSEPFLLFAADKTDPGAFNLPLYLAFCDPMYCSGLLLSPNMFKGFKFEIMDVAYTEGDKVIALFAPEELYDIAALLRDPERYVIKAVYSRTTGEIAAVASTTRLHNIAGKYVGKDDPILLVRAQGSFPATGEILEPYALVPYVGGFMRGSHQGPLMPVKRNSSVSFFDGPPIVSCTAYCVKDGKLSEEADAFDHPFWDYVREIASKKAIELRRQGFYGNAMLPYGELEYGGIVERLKALEGKFEIRH
- a CDS encoding type II toxin-antitoxin system PemK/MazF family toxin, coding for MDEGKHRGVAVMSVLKRGMVIDIDLDPTKGSETGKVRPCVVVTNDVYNERVPVIQVVPITAWSEKKARIITNVEIDPTPRNGLTKKSVADCLQTRPVDYAERLVRVRGELEEDAMSKIDEALKVVFGLDV
- a CDS encoding ABC transporter permease; this translates as MISLIETSRVSFRAIVSNKMRSGLAMLGIVIGVGAVIAMLALGAGATMQIKNVMSSMGSNLLVIRPGTVTSGGIRMGAGSIPSLTLSDAMAIREECPSVEEVLAQYSGTAQVVYGNQNWSTQISGVTEGVFVVNDWQLKSGRPFMNQDMRSAAKVAILGSTVAEELFGYSDPVGETIRIKNIPFQVIGVLESKGESSWGRDQDDVVMVPVTTAQKRLFGMPRPDMVSSITVKVRSEDLMSKAQEEVTFLLRQRHKISNPQDDDFTVRNMQQAMEAAQESMKVMSLLLGSIASVSLLVGGIGIMNVMLVSVTERTREIGIRMAVGATSRDIMLQFLVESGMLSMTGGAVGVFLGALLSYVLSHAFGWQTVVLPGSVALSFGFSAMVGIVFGLYPAYKASLLNPIEALRYE
- a CDS encoding TolC family protein, whose amino-acid sequence is MLKGLNKYLLAAVAAFALLVGKPQGMLGQDALIREGDTLSLEQCIDIALQAHPDVIGAQKKVEAQQSVVGQVSSQNYPTLSASTNYSRSSPAGSSTYSDYSSDVSVSQVITDFGKRETQIGLEKENVTVTEFEAGDKQRTVVYGVCEAYYGVLAAKRNVAVAEETVKQFEEHLKQAQGFYEAGTAPRFDVTKAQVDLSNARLELIKARSSLQIAWKSLSNAMGLMDVPPYDIADDMDFKVYEITKGDALQKAFSNRPDLKAQEHSAVSAQQSLKLAAKGLSPSLSAYAAYNFEGREFPLDEGWNFGITMDIPLFDGHLVEYKVKEAQANLEQANLATESMKNDISLEVEQGYLSLVEYGESVEVAKLAVKQAQENLDLALGRYQAGVGSPIEVTDATVALSDAKKSYIQALYDYRMAEITLKSAMGEKMP